From the genome of Flavobacterium ovatum, one region includes:
- a CDS encoding M20 family metallo-hydrolase → MKNQQTLTQEAIALLKNLIETPSLSSEEQQTAALIEQWFIQNEIPFKRENNNIWAFNKTFDSSKPTLLLNSHHDTVRPNQAYTKDPYKAIVEDGKLYGLGSNDAGGCLVSLMATFVYFYEKENLPYNIVIVASAEEESSGKDGLNSVLKHLPELSCAVIGEPTLMQLAIAEKGLLVLDIKVKGTPSHAAHQNDDSAIYKTLPIIEWFKNYSFDKISEQLGPVKMTVTQINAGKQHNVVPSDCDLVVDIRVNDCYNNKEILETVKANVDAEVTPRSMHLNASSIPVEHGLVQAGIALGRTTYGSPTLSDQSVLTCQSLKMGPGDTLRSHSADEFIYLNEIEEGIDLYIKILGDFLKQ, encoded by the coding sequence ATGAAAAACCAACAAACCCTTACCCAAGAAGCGATAGCCTTATTAAAGAATCTAATTGAAACCCCTTCCCTATCTAGCGAAGAGCAACAAACAGCGGCTTTAATAGAGCAATGGTTTATTCAAAACGAAATTCCTTTTAAAAGAGAAAACAACAATATTTGGGCATTCAATAAAACTTTTGATTCCAGCAAACCAACACTTTTATTAAACTCACACCATGACACTGTTCGGCCAAATCAAGCCTACACCAAAGATCCTTACAAGGCCATTGTCGAAGATGGTAAATTGTATGGATTAGGTAGTAATGATGCTGGAGGATGTTTAGTTTCCTTAATGGCAACTTTTGTCTATTTCTACGAAAAAGAAAACCTGCCATACAACATTGTCATTGTAGCTTCTGCCGAGGAAGAAAGCAGCGGTAAAGATGGATTGAATAGCGTGTTAAAACATCTTCCAGAATTATCTTGCGCCGTTATTGGAGAACCAACTTTAATGCAGTTAGCTATTGCCGAAAAAGGATTATTAGTACTAGACATCAAAGTAAAAGGAACGCCAAGTCATGCTGCACATCAAAATGATGACAGTGCGATATACAAAACCTTACCTATTATCGAATGGTTCAAAAACTATTCTTTCGATAAAATATCAGAGCAATTAGGTCCAGTTAAAATGACTGTGACGCAAATAAACGCAGGAAAACAACACAATGTTGTACCTTCTGATTGTGATTTGGTCGTAGACATTAGAGTAAACGATTGCTACAACAATAAAGAAATTTTAGAAACTGTAAAAGCAAATGTTGATGCCGAGGTAACGCCACGTTCAATGCACTTAAACGCTTCGTCAATCCCCGTTGAACACGGATTAGTACAAGCTGGAATCGCCTTAGGACGCACCACTTATGGCTCTCCTACCCTTTCAGACCAATCGGTTTTGACTTGCCAATCGTTGAAAATGGGACCTGGAGACACCTTGCGTTCCCACTCTGCTGACGAATTTATTTACTTAAACGAAATAGAAGAAGGAATCGATTTATATATTAAAATATTAGGCGATTTCTTGAAACAGTAA
- a CDS encoding N-acetylornithine carbamoyltransferase, whose translation MNYISIKNIDNLSQWVKDAIKIKKNPLKNKKLGKHKTLGMLFFNPSLRTRLSTQKAALNLGMNVMVMNFTSEGWTLEFEDGVIMNQGASEHIKEAAEVVSQYCDIVAIRAFAGLVDKDKDNAETVLAGFLKHATVPIVNMEGATGHPLQSLADAITIEEFKTTHRPKVVLSWAPHPRALPQAVANSFVEMMQLQDADFVITHPEGYELNPEITKDSRIEYDQDKAFENADFIYAKNWSNYNEYGQITNADSNWTITSEKMALTNNAKFMHCLPVRRNVIVSDEVLDSVNSIVIQQANNRTYAAQLVLQKILKDGN comes from the coding sequence ATGAACTATATCTCTATAAAAAACATCGACAACCTATCACAATGGGTTAAGGACGCTATAAAAATCAAAAAAAATCCACTTAAAAACAAAAAACTAGGGAAACACAAAACCCTTGGAATGTTGTTTTTCAATCCAAGTTTAAGAACACGTTTGAGTACTCAAAAAGCGGCCTTGAATCTAGGAATGAATGTGATGGTAATGAACTTTACCAGTGAAGGTTGGACACTTGAATTTGAAGATGGTGTAATAATGAACCAAGGAGCTTCCGAACATATTAAAGAAGCTGCAGAAGTAGTTTCTCAATATTGCGATATTGTTGCGATTAGAGCTTTTGCGGGGTTAGTTGACAAAGATAAAGACAATGCTGAAACAGTTTTAGCAGGATTCTTAAAACATGCTACTGTACCCATTGTAAATATGGAAGGAGCCACTGGTCATCCCTTACAATCTTTAGCAGATGCAATTACCATTGAAGAGTTCAAAACAACTCACAGACCAAAAGTAGTTTTATCGTGGGCTCCACATCCTAGAGCTTTGCCTCAAGCCGTTGCCAATTCATTTGTAGAAATGATGCAATTACAAGATGCTGATTTTGTCATCACGCACCCAGAGGGATACGAATTGAATCCTGAAATTACTAAAGATTCTAGAATAGAATATGATCAAGACAAAGCTTTTGAAAATGCTGATTTTATCTATGCTAAAAACTGGAGTAACTACAACGAATACGGACAAATTACCAATGCTGATTCAAATTGGACGATCACTTCCGAAAAAATGGCTTTGACTAACAATGCAAAATTCATGCACTGTTTGCCTGTAAGACGCAATGTAATTGTTTCTGACGAAGTACTTGATAGTGTGAATTCAATTGTAATTCAACAAGCTAATAATAGAACTTATGCAGCTCAACTAGTACTTCAAAAAATATTGAAAGATGGAAACTAA
- the argB gene encoding acetylglutamate kinase: protein METKQSLTLVKIGGNIIDDANELKQFLVDFSKIEGHKVLIHGGGKSATKMAKSIGLVPQMIDGRRITDAAMLEVVVMIYAGQINKEVVAQLQAIDTNAIGFSGADGNLIQSEKRNHPTIDYGFVGDVKKVNTPLLQTLIQAGITPVFCAITHDKKGQLLNTNADTVASELAIALSEVFEVTLNYCFEKPGVLYDAEDDASVIDQINQELYTKLKDEKAIHSGMIPKLDNCFNSLNKGVQKIRIGHHKMLKDANSICTTIQL from the coding sequence ATGGAAACTAAACAATCATTAACCCTTGTGAAAATTGGTGGAAACATTATTGATGATGCTAATGAGTTGAAACAATTTTTAGTAGATTTTTCTAAAATTGAAGGACACAAAGTTTTGATTCATGGAGGCGGAAAATCAGCTACCAAGATGGCAAAAAGCATTGGACTTGTTCCTCAAATGATTGATGGTCGTCGCATTACCGATGCCGCTATGCTGGAAGTAGTTGTCATGATTTACGCTGGTCAAATCAATAAAGAAGTCGTTGCACAATTGCAAGCGATCGATACCAACGCAATCGGATTTTCAGGTGCTGATGGAAATTTAATCCAATCCGAAAAAAGAAACCATCCTACAATTGACTACGGATTTGTAGGTGATGTAAAAAAGGTAAACACTCCTCTTTTACAAACCCTAATTCAAGCTGGAATTACGCCTGTATTTTGTGCCATCACACACGACAAAAAAGGACAATTGCTAAACACCAATGCAGATACTGTTGCCAGCGAATTGGCTATAGCATTATCTGAAGTTTTTGAAGTAACGCTAAATTATTGTTTTGAGAAACCAGGTGTACTTTACGATGCTGAAGACGATGCGTCCGTTATTGACCAAATCAATCAAGAATTATATACCAAACTAAAAGACGAAAAAGCGATTCATTCAGGAATGATTCCTAAATTGGACAACTGTTTCAATAGTTTAAACAAAGGTGTTCAAAAAATCAGAATCGGACACCACAAAATGTTAAAAGATGCCAATTCAATTTGTACCACAATTCAACTTTAA
- a CDS encoding GxxExxY protein, with the protein MELKHQELSDAILKTFYEVYNELGFGFLEKVYQNSMYVELKSRGFSVEAQKRIEIYYKGVEVGEYYADIIVEDKIILELKAAECIVKENENQILNYLRATHCEVGLLLNFGKKPEFKRKIFENDRK; encoded by the coding sequence ATGGAATTGAAACATCAGGAATTATCAGATGCTATTTTAAAGACGTTTTATGAAGTTTACAATGAATTGGGGTTTGGCTTTTTAGAAAAAGTATACCAAAATTCGATGTATGTGGAATTAAAAAGCAGAGGTTTTAGTGTGGAAGCTCAGAAAAGAATTGAAATTTATTACAAAGGTGTTGAAGTAGGAGAATATTACGCAGATATAATCGTAGAAGATAAAATCATACTCGAACTAAAAGCTGCTGAATGTATAGTGAAAGAGAATGAAAATCAGATTCTAAACTATTTACGAGCAACACATTGTGAAGTAGGTTTGCTTTTAAACTTTGGAAAAAAACCAGAATTTAAAAGAAAGATATTCGAAAATGATAGAAAGTAA
- a CDS encoding DUF2157 domain-containing protein has product MQEVNQRASKSLLDSGFITQEQLTEITAYRKRNIFSLNAELKLFLYLSVIAFTTGIGMLIYDNIDTIGHTIIIGLVFILMLVCYYFSFKKAPPFKKKQTEFESPVMEYIVLTANLLTCIFIGYLQVQYNTFGTHYGLVTIIPTVIGLLSAFYFDNKNVLSLSITGLAAYIGLTVNPQSLLQNEIYNTDSLSYAAIGIGIALLAWNFYCNKANFKTHFSFIYLTFAQHLIGISCINNLIDQEMSFLFFIILAATTYYYYILSYQLKSISLFVFMIIYGFIGFNIFFFTLMDQINFADFFSFLMVFSPFYSFGMVYLFIQMVRKFNTEIKK; this is encoded by the coding sequence ATGCAAGAAGTAAACCAGAGAGCATCAAAATCACTATTGGACAGCGGTTTCATAACCCAAGAGCAATTAACCGAAATCACGGCCTATCGAAAGCGAAATATCTTTTCATTAAACGCTGAATTAAAACTCTTCCTTTATTTGTCTGTAATTGCATTTACAACAGGAATTGGAATGTTGATTTATGATAATATCGATACCATTGGACATACGATTATCATTGGGTTGGTTTTTATTTTAATGCTGGTTTGTTATTATTTTAGTTTTAAAAAAGCACCTCCTTTTAAAAAAAAACAAACCGAATTTGAAAGTCCAGTTATGGAATATATTGTGCTTACCGCCAATTTACTGACTTGCATTTTTATTGGTTATCTGCAAGTTCAATACAATACTTTTGGTACACATTACGGTTTGGTTACCATCATTCCGACGGTAATTGGATTGCTTTCAGCCTTTTATTTTGATAATAAAAATGTGCTTAGTCTTTCGATTACTGGACTGGCGGCTTATATTGGTTTGACGGTAAACCCGCAATCGTTATTGCAAAATGAAATCTATAATACCGATTCGCTGAGTTATGCGGCGATTGGAATAGGAATCGCTCTTTTGGCTTGGAATTTCTATTGTAATAAAGCAAATTTCAAAACTCATTTTAGTTTTATCTACCTGACTTTTGCGCAACATCTTATAGGAATTTCGTGTATCAATAACTTAATAGATCAGGAAATGTCCTTTTTATTTTTTATAATCTTGGCCGCAACCACTTACTATTACTATATTTTGAGTTACCAGCTGAAGTCTATTTCACTTTTTGTTTTTATGATTATTTACGGTTTTATAGGGTTTAATATTTTCTTTTTTACTCTTATGGACCAAATCAATTTTGCAGACTTCTTCAGCTTTTTAATGGTATTTAGCCCTTTTTATTCTTTTGGGATGGTGTACCTTTTTATTCAAATGGTTAGAAAATTTAATACCGAAATCAAAAAATGA
- the argH gene encoding argininosuccinate lyase codes for MKLWEKGIPTDKQIEHFTVGNDRELDLVLAKYDALGSIAHAKMLGQIGLLTASETDSLVVALNEIIVDAEAGNFEIEDSFEDVHSKIEYLLTVKLGDAGKKIHTARSRNDQVMVDVNLYLKDVVIEMKEQVKTTFDLLMEMADKYQNVLLPGYTHLQIAMPSSFGMWFSAYAESLIDDITLLNAALKVVDQNPLGSAAGYGSSFPINRTFTTKELGFETLKYNSVAAQMSRGKSEKIVAFAMSSVAATLAKFSMDVCLYMSQNFDFIGLPAHLTTGSSIMPHKKNPDVFELIRGKCNKIQALPYEITLITNNLPSGYHRDLQLLKEGLFPAIQNLKACLDIAIFSIKDITVKDNILADKKYNYLFTVDTLNEMVVAGMPFRDAYKAVAEQLEAGTYESPKATQHTHEGSINNLCLAEIKEKMNRAY; via the coding sequence ATGAAACTTTGGGAAAAAGGAATACCTACTGACAAACAAATAGAACATTTCACTGTTGGAAACGACCGTGAATTGGATTTGGTACTAGCAAAATACGATGCTTTGGGCTCTATCGCTCATGCCAAAATGCTTGGTCAAATAGGATTATTGACAGCAAGCGAAACAGATTCTTTGGTGGTAGCACTAAACGAAATCATTGTAGATGCTGAAGCTGGCAATTTCGAAATCGAAGATAGTTTTGAAGATGTACACTCCAAAATCGAATACCTATTGACGGTAAAACTAGGAGATGCAGGGAAAAAAATCCATACCGCTCGTTCTCGTAACGACCAAGTGATGGTCGATGTGAACTTGTATCTTAAAGATGTCGTTATCGAAATGAAAGAGCAAGTCAAAACAACTTTTGACTTACTAATGGAAATGGCCGATAAATACCAAAACGTATTGTTACCAGGATATACGCATTTGCAAATCGCCATGCCATCTTCTTTTGGAATGTGGTTCTCGGCTTATGCTGAAAGTTTGATTGACGACATTACCTTATTGAATGCTGCTCTGAAAGTTGTAGACCAAAACCCATTGGGTTCTGCTGCTGGTTACGGAAGCTCCTTCCCTATCAACAGAACGTTTACTACAAAAGAATTAGGTTTTGAAACCTTGAAATACAATTCGGTTGCGGCACAAATGAGTCGTGGGAAATCTGAGAAAATTGTCGCTTTTGCCATGAGCAGTGTTGCGGCAACATTAGCAAAATTCTCTATGGACGTTTGTTTGTATATGAGTCAGAACTTTGATTTTATTGGTTTGCCTGCGCATTTGACTACAGGTTCAAGCATTATGCCCCACAAGAAAAACCCAGACGTTTTTGAATTAATTCGTGGGAAATGTAACAAGATTCAAGCTTTGCCTTATGAAATCACTTTGATCACCAACAACCTACCGAGTGGTTACCACAGAGATTTACAGTTGTTGAAAGAAGGATTGTTTCCTGCGATTCAAAACTTAAAAGCGTGTTTGGATATTGCGATTTTCTCTATCAAAGACATTACGGTAAAAGACAATATTTTGGCTGATAAAAAATACAACTACTTGTTCACCGTAGATACGTTGAACGAAATGGTAGTAGCAGGAATGCCTTTTAGAGATGCCTACAAAGCCGTTGCAGAGCAATTGGAAGCAGGAACTTACGAATCTCCAAAAGCAACCCAACACACACACGAAGGAAGTATCAACAACCTTTGCTTAGCAGAAATTAAAGAAAAAATGAATCGCGCTTATTAA
- a CDS encoding aminotransferase class III-fold pyridoxal phosphate-dependent enzyme encodes MNLFDVYPLYPITPVKALDCIITDDKGIEYLDLYSGHGVISIGHTQPDYVAKVKEQLDNLSFYSNAIQNPLQVELADKLGKLSGYTDYSLFLCSSGAEANENALKMASFHTNKARVVSFHNAFHGRTSAAVATTDNPKIVAPINAQQVVTFLPLNEIDLVEAELKKGDVCAVIIEPIQGVGGLDQGTTEFFQGLERICKQYEVVLIMDEVQSGFGRSGKFFAHQFHGITPDIICMAKGMGNGFPIGGILIAPHFKASYGLLGTTFGGSHLACAASIAVLEVMEKENLMANATKVEAYFLEAIKVIPEIIKVKGRGLMLGVEFDFDVSALRKKLIIEKHIFTGGANNKNLLRILPPLTITTDAIDTFIVALQESLSELK; translated from the coding sequence ATGAACTTATTTGACGTTTACCCATTATACCCTATTACTCCTGTAAAAGCACTAGATTGCATCATTACAGACGACAAAGGAATCGAATATTTAGATTTATACTCTGGTCACGGAGTGATTTCTATAGGTCACACCCAACCGGATTATGTGGCCAAAGTAAAAGAACAATTGGATAATTTGAGCTTTTACTCGAATGCAATTCAAAATCCATTACAAGTAGAATTGGCGGATAAGCTTGGAAAACTTTCAGGTTATACCGATTACAGCTTGTTTTTGTGTTCTTCTGGAGCTGAAGCGAATGAAAATGCTTTAAAAATGGCCTCTTTTCATACTAATAAAGCAAGAGTAGTATCTTTTCATAACGCTTTTCACGGACGTACCTCTGCAGCAGTTGCTACAACTGATAATCCGAAAATTGTTGCGCCGATTAATGCGCAACAAGTGGTCACTTTTTTACCCTTGAACGAAATTGATTTGGTAGAAGCCGAATTGAAAAAAGGAGACGTTTGTGCGGTTATCATCGAGCCTATTCAAGGTGTTGGTGGTTTGGACCAAGGAACAACCGAATTTTTTCAAGGATTGGAAAGAATTTGTAAACAGTACGAAGTGGTATTGATTATGGACGAAGTACAATCTGGATTTGGAAGAAGCGGAAAATTCTTTGCGCACCAATTTCACGGAATCACACCAGATATTATTTGCATGGCAAAAGGTATGGGTAATGGTTTCCCGATCGGTGGAATCTTAATCGCTCCTCATTTCAAAGCAAGCTACGGTTTGCTAGGAACTACTTTTGGTGGAAGTCATTTGGCTTGTGCCGCAAGTATCGCCGTTCTTGAAGTAATGGAAAAAGAAAACTTGATGGCAAACGCTACCAAAGTTGAAGCCTACTTTTTGGAAGCAATCAAAGTGATACCCGAAATTATCAAAGTAAAAGGTAGAGGTTTAATGCTTGGAGTTGAATTTGACTTCGATGTAAGTGCTTTGAGAAAGAAATTGATCATCGAAAAACATATTTTTACCGGCGGCGCTAATAATAAAAATCTATTGAGAATTCTTCCTCCCTTAACAATTACTACTGATGCAATTGATACTTTTATCGTAGCATTACAAGAGTCGTTATCGGAGTTAAAATAA
- a CDS encoding glutamate-5-semialdehyde dehydrogenase: MNKILPIEKRNAVLTTMAALLEQERENLKTINQQDLANYNGEDLAMEKRLMVDNAKVDGMILSLQQLASQEDPVGHVRFTFTHENGMKISNKTAAFGTILIIYESRPDVTVEAGGIAFKSGNKILLKGGKESLLSNQKIVSLWHQALDSNGVATEWVEYLNYDRVQTQAFLEKPTQKVDLIVPRGGEKLIEFTKKHATCPVIVSGRGNNFVYVNADADLEKAMSIIINGKTSNISVCNALDKVLIDTNLPNWEVFAKQLVTELEKFKVSILGDDAFAKATGVPAIENDLIWYEEFLDYKIVIGTINGNQEAIAKINKYCGGHSASIITINDALAQEFMENVDASSVYHNASTRFTDGGQFGLGGELAISTDKLHQRGPIGLQHLVTNKWYIYGDGQIR, from the coding sequence ATGAACAAAATACTTCCAATCGAAAAAAGAAATGCTGTTTTAACAACAATGGCGGCTTTATTAGAGCAAGAAAGAGAAAACCTAAAAACGATTAACCAGCAGGATTTAGCCAACTATAATGGCGAAGATTTGGCAATGGAAAAACGTTTGATGGTAGATAATGCCAAAGTAGATGGCATGATTCTTTCGTTGCAACAATTGGCTAGTCAAGAAGACCCTGTTGGACATGTTCGTTTTACGTTTACACACGAAAACGGAATGAAAATCAGCAATAAAACGGCCGCTTTTGGAACTATTTTAATAATATACGAATCACGTCCAGACGTAACTGTGGAAGCGGGAGGAATTGCTTTTAAGTCGGGAAACAAAATCTTGTTGAAAGGCGGAAAAGAATCTTTACTTTCGAACCAAAAAATCGTGAGCCTTTGGCACCAAGCTTTGGATAGCAATGGCGTTGCTACAGAATGGGTAGAATATCTAAATTACGATAGAGTACAAACTCAAGCTTTCTTGGAAAAACCAACACAAAAAGTGGATTTAATCGTCCCTCGTGGTGGCGAAAAATTGATTGAATTTACAAAGAAACACGCTACTTGCCCAGTTATTGTAAGCGGTCGCGGAAATAATTTCGTTTATGTAAACGCGGATGCTGATTTAGAAAAAGCAATGTCCATTATCATCAATGGTAAAACATCCAACATTTCGGTTTGTAATGCTCTAGACAAAGTTTTGATTGACACGAACTTGCCAAATTGGGAAGTTTTTGCAAAACAATTGGTAACTGAATTAGAAAAATTCAAAGTCAGTATTTTAGGAGATGATGCTTTCGCAAAAGCAACTGGGGTTCCTGCAATAGAAAACGATTTAATTTGGTACGAAGAATTTTTGGATTATAAAATCGTAATTGGAACCATTAACGGAAACCAAGAAGCGATTGCAAAAATCAACAAATATTGTGGAGGTCACTCTGCTTCTATTATCACCATAAACGATGCTTTGGCACAAGAATTCATGGAAAATGTAGATGCATCTTCTGTATACCATAATGCTTCGACTCGATTTACCGATGGAGGACAATTTGGTTTAGGAGGTGAATTAGCGATAAGCACTGATAAATTACACCAACGTGGACCAATTGGTTTGCAACATTTGGTAACCAATAAATGGTATATTTACGGAGACGGACAGATACGATAA
- the ytxJ gene encoding bacillithiol system redox-active protein YtxJ — MSFLKNIFGGDDAPKQEVQKMNWTALTDLAQLDAIAASEKPAAIFKHSTRCSISRMALKQFENEFNSEAEVTPYFLDLLEHRDISNEIASKFGVYHQSPQLIVIKNGKAVYDASHSDIDAVELKSKI, encoded by the coding sequence ATGAGTTTTTTAAAAAATATCTTCGGGGGTGATGACGCTCCAAAACAAGAAGTTCAGAAAATGAATTGGACGGCATTGACTGATTTAGCACAATTAGACGCAATAGCTGCAAGTGAAAAACCAGCTGCTATTTTCAAACACAGTACCCGTTGTAGCATTAGCCGAATGGCTTTGAAACAGTTCGAAAACGAATTTAATTCGGAAGCGGAAGTGACTCCTTATTTCTTAGATTTATTGGAGCACCGTGATATTTCGAACGAAATTGCTTCTAAGTTTGGCGTGTACCACCAATCACCTCAGTTGATTGTGATTAAAAATGGTAAAGCGGTTTATGATGCTTCGCACAGTGATATCGATGCTGTGGAGTTGAAAAGCAAAATTTAG
- the argC gene encoding N-acetyl-gamma-glutamyl-phosphate reductase, with the protein MISIGIIGGSGYTAGELIRILMFHPNAKLDFVYSTTNAGKPLTTAHQDLMGDIEMNFTDTVNPNVEVLFLCLGHGKSISFLENNKFSDATKIIDLGNDFRLTKDKDFDGKSFVYGLPELNKADIKKAQHIANPGCFATAIQLALLPLAADGLLSEDVHINATTGSTGAGVGLSSTSHFSWRNNNFSHYKAFEHQHLGEINQSLNLLQASYSDELIFVPNRGDFPRGIFATLYTKSEESLEDLVAKYEAFYKDQPFVTVTTSNINMKQVVQTNKCIISLLKKGNRILITSVIDNLLKGASGQAVQNMNLMFGLDETTGLHLKPSGF; encoded by the coding sequence ATGATTTCTATTGGAATAATTGGAGGTTCGGGATATACAGCAGGAGAATTAATTAGAATTCTTATGTTTCACCCAAATGCGAAACTAGATTTTGTTTACAGTACCACAAACGCTGGAAAACCATTAACTACTGCGCACCAAGATTTGATGGGCGATATCGAAATGAATTTCACCGATACCGTTAACCCAAATGTAGAGGTGCTTTTCTTGTGTTTAGGACATGGTAAATCCATTTCGTTTCTAGAAAATAACAAATTCTCTGACGCGACTAAAATCATCGATTTAGGAAACGACTTCCGTTTGACCAAAGACAAAGATTTCGACGGAAAATCATTCGTTTACGGTTTACCAGAATTAAACAAAGCCGACATCAAAAAAGCACAACATATTGCCAATCCTGGTTGTTTTGCAACTGCCATTCAATTGGCTTTATTGCCATTAGCAGCAGACGGATTGTTGAGCGAAGATGTTCACATCAACGCAACAACAGGAAGTACTGGTGCAGGAGTAGGATTATCATCTACTTCGCATTTTAGTTGGAGAAACAACAATTTCTCGCACTACAAAGCATTCGAACACCAACATTTGGGCGAAATAAACCAAAGTTTGAATCTATTGCAAGCGTCTTATTCAGATGAATTGATTTTTGTACCCAACAGAGGGGATTTCCCAAGAGGAATCTTCGCTACTTTGTATACAAAATCAGAAGAAAGCTTAGAAGATTTGGTTGCCAAATACGAAGCTTTTTACAAAGACCAACCATTTGTAACCGTTACTACGAGCAACATTAACATGAAGCAAGTAGTACAAACGAACAAATGTATTATTAGTTTATTGAAAAAAGGAAACCGGATTTTGATAACCTCTGTTATCGATAATTTACTCAAAGGCGCCTCTGGTCAAGCCGTTCAAAACATGAATTTAATGTTCGGATTGGACGAAACTACAGGATTGCATTTGAAACCATCCGGATTCTAA
- the proB gene encoding glutamate 5-kinase has translation MAKKRILLKIGSNTLTKETNHISRGKIEDIGMQIAALKDEYEFIIVSSGAIAAAKQFVKLDNNDQEVFVKQALASIGQPHLMRIYHENFSDLGLHTSQCLLSYSDFEKENTKVNIVNTINVLVKNQYIPIINENDTVATDEIKFGDNDKLAALTAVLLKVDILIIATNTNGIYTKASFQDEVPETISIVNDLKTLEKEIGDSKSSHGTGGMQSKIEAAAITKAANIETWVVNGLKDNFILNAINNTIPFTKIV, from the coding sequence ATGGCTAAAAAAAGAATTTTATTAAAGATAGGAAGCAATACGCTCACCAAAGAAACCAATCACATTTCGAGAGGAAAGATTGAAGATATTGGAATGCAGATTGCAGCTCTAAAAGACGAATACGAGTTTATAATTGTGAGTTCGGGTGCGATTGCAGCGGCAAAACAATTTGTAAAACTTGACAATAATGACCAAGAAGTTTTTGTAAAACAAGCTTTGGCATCTATTGGTCAGCCTCATTTGATGCGGATTTACCATGAAAATTTCAGCGATTTAGGATTGCATACCTCACAATGTTTACTTTCTTATTCTGATTTCGAAAAGGAAAATACGAAGGTCAATATTGTCAATACTATTAATGTATTGGTCAAAAATCAATACATTCCGATCATCAATGAAAATGATACCGTAGCTACGGACGAAATTAAATTTGGAGACAACGATAAACTAGCGGCTTTGACTGCGGTTTTATTGAAAGTTGATATTTTGATTATCGCCACCAACACCAACGGAATTTACACCAAAGCCTCATTTCAAGACGAAGTACCAGAAACCATTTCAATAGTCAATGATTTAAAAACATTGGAAAAAGAAATCGGAGATTCAAAATCTTCACATGGAACAGGTGGAATGCAATCTAAAATCGAAGCCGCAGCTATCACCAAAGCGGCCAATATTGAAACTTGGGTAGTAAACGGCTTGAAAGATAATTTTATTTTGAATGCTATAAATAATACAATACCTTTTACCAAGATTGTGTAG